Part of the Bacteroidales bacterium genome is shown below.
TGCGATAGGCTACATACATTATCCAGAAACTGACAGCAAGTGCCGTAATTGTATCAAATATGGGCATCTTCATGATAAAAGTAAAGAAAAGGCCCACCAGTACGGCAATAGAAATTATCACATCACCCAGCATATTGCGGGCATTTGCCTGTAGCATCAGACTACCTGTCTTTATACCCACGTGGCCCTGATACCAGGCTAGCATCAGCTTCCCGAAGATGGAAGCAATTGTGACATAAATGGCCAGAAAAGAAGGGATGTCCCTTGGAATATCCTCGATCAGACGCTGGATGGTGGATATCGCTATTTGGGCACCGGCGAAAAAAACAATGAAGGCCAGCACTTTGGATGCGACTGTATCGGCCCTTTCATAGCCATAAGCATACTTAAGATCAGGTGGACGGGTTATAAGATAAGCTGTCAATAGGGTGATAACAGAGGCAACAATATCGCCTGCAGAATCGATCCCGTCGGCTACTACCGCAAGGCTTCCGGCGATTAATCCTATGACAATTTTAAGCACCGAGAGAAGCGCATTCCCGCCGATGCTGACCCATGAGGCCCGGACAATCAGCTTCTCCCTCCTTTCCATGCTATTTCTGTGCGGCCAGAAAACGTTCAGCTTCCAGGGCAGCCATACAACCGGTGCCGGCAGCCGTCACAGCCTGGCGAAATTTCCAGTCCTGCACGTCACCACAGGCAAACACACCCGGGATATTGGTTTCAGTGGAGTCAGGCCTGGTGATCAGATAACCCA
Proteins encoded:
- a CDS encoding cation diffusion facilitator family transporter gives rise to the protein MERREKLIVRASWVSIGGNALLSVLKIVIGLIAGSLAVVADGIDSAGDIVASVITLLTAYLITRPPDLKYAYGYERADTVASKVLAFIVFFAGAQIAISTIQRLIEDIPRDIPSFLAIYVTIASIFGKLMLAWYQGHVGIKTGSLMLQANARNMLGDVIISIAVLVGLFFTFIMKMPIFDTITALAVSFWIMYVAYRIFRASSLELMDGVEDASVYERIFTAISKVEGASNPHRARVRKIGHRYVVAVDVEVDGDIPVKQAHQLAHQVEEQIRTELVDVYDVLVHTEPVGDDATEEKFGISQENLQKLKKKK